In Schizosaccharomyces osmophilus chromosome 2, complete sequence, the following proteins share a genomic window:
- the psm1 gene encoding mitotic/meiotic cohesin complex ATPase subunit Psm1/Smc1 — protein MGRLLRLEVENFKSYRGCQTIGPFEDFTSVIGPNGSGKSNLMDAISFVLGVKSSHLRSSNIRELIYRGRVMNSQGSTSFDDSQTPRSAYVKLVYELDDAEEREYKRVITPNGSTEYRINDKPTQFSEYCKSLEEQNILVRARNFLVFQGDVEAIASQSPVDLSRLIEQICGSLEFKGDYEKYKQEQDYAVNLSAHSFNKKRGINAEIKQYQEQKAEAEVYESKKEQRDIASLIFLLWKMYHIEKSIHSNIRDIEKFRNSTSELTKRQETSSAKVDSLREQEGAIHRQLLLFDRKVCKQEKSIASKRPELISLAEKASESSVNLQKIQRKVGEVEKDYTSQSSTLQILEEQLASLNAAEEQLIRNIHEREEQRVHKLTPEDQKNYDNLRTQADLQNSKTLTQLQSLNRRVKVASQAKNALAEVVEDLKSRKTQSKEQINNLIEGKFALIAEVNRRIEDLESVRQSIQQKRANYTHLCQQERDLNDELHICLQKLIEANADRNESNQDVKKREALYALKRIYPGVKGRVIDLCSPTQKKYESALIAALGRNFDAIVVGSQAIAKECIDYIREQRIGVMTFLPMDTVAVKPINQSFRGTHAGARLAIDVVNFEPQYERVIVSALGNTLICDNLNVARDLSYSKRANAKTVTLEGTVIHKTGLITGGSSNTRSAKRWDDREIEQLKQTQNDLMSRIDRIQSEKMASLVVEQDTINLHNLESELSLMKESLNAKLRSLEDKQKELDHFNELYRRKKPELESSERELSTMEESQNELLQQTHVIEDKIFVNFCKRTKITNIRSYEELQRSFTQQYSQKQLEFANQKALLENRMGFERQRTSDIEVRLNRLKDFIRKDEESIKEYEQKHEALETEVATAEAELDLLKEESSETKSKNDEVLRTIAQHKLESKRFLAEITKLRNDVTLVESEIERFVSDWHAIVRKCKLEDISLPLSDGSLSNIPIDDFGQDTEAMVIDSGNQTVQAAFNKFGIEVDYEELDDELKEDGSESMGTVLQEKLREYDEELEKMSPNMKAMERLEVVEQRLSRLDDEFGDARKSAKNAKERFNTVKEQRLKRFHEAFNHISEQIDPIYKELTKSSAFPLGGTAYLTLDDSDEPYLGGIRFHAMPPMKRFRDMDQLSGGEKTMAALALLFAIHSYQPSPFFVLDEIDAALDQTNVSKIANYIRHHASNGFQFVVISLKNQLFSKSEALVGIYRDQDQNSSKTLSINLEAYAQ, from the exons ATGGGTCGTCTTTTACGATTAGAAGTGGAAAATTTTAAGTCCTATCGAGGATGTCAAACGATAGGACCCTTTGAAGACTTCACATCAGTCATTGGGCCGAATGGCTCAGGAAAATCGAATTTGATGGATGCCATCTCTTTCGTTTTAGGTGTGAAATCTTCTCATTTGCGATCGTCAAACATTCGCGAGCTAATTTATAGAGGAAGAGTTATGAATAGTCAAGGATCTACTTCTTTTGACGATTCTCAAACTCCACGTAGCGCATATGTAAAACTGGTATATGAATTAGATGATGCCGAAGAACGCGAATATAAACGCGTTATAACCCCTAATGGAAGTACTGAATACAGAATTAACGATAAACCCACTCAATTTTCGGAGTATTGCAAGTCTTTAGAAGAACAGAATATTCTAGTTCGAGCCAGGAACTTTTTAGTTTTCCAAGGAGACGTCGAAGCGATAGCTTCTCAATCCCCCGTTGATCTTTCACGTTTGATAGAACAAATTTGTGGATCTTTGGAGTTTAAAGGTGATTATGAAAAGTACAAACAAGAGCAAGATTATGCCGTTAACCTTTCAGCACATTCGTTTAACAAGAAAAGGGGCATAAATGctgaaataaaacaatatcAGGAACAGAAAGCCGAGGCAGAAGTTTATGAAAGCAAGAAAGAGCAGAGAGATATTGCCTCGttaatttttctattatGGAAAATGTACCacattgaaaaaagcaTTCACTCCAATATAAGAGATATTGAGAAATTTCGAAACTCAACTAGTGAACTCACCAAACGTCAAGAAACATCTTCGGCTAAAGTTGATTCTTTACGCGAGCAAGAAGGTGCAATTCATCGACAGttacttttatttgatAGAAAAGTTTGTAAGCAAGAAAAGTCCATTGCTTCTAAGCGACCAGAATTAATTTCTCTTGCTGAAAAAGCATCGGAATCAAGCGTGAATCtgcaaaaaattcaaagaaaagttgGAGAAGTTGAAAAAGACTATACTTCTCAGTCTAGTACATTACAAATACTAGAGGAACAGCTTGCATCACTAAATGCTGCTGAAGAACAACTAATCCGAAATATTCATGAACGCGAAGAGCAACGTGTTCATAAACTTACACCGGAAGATCAAAAAAACTATGATAACTTGCGAACCCAAGCTGATTTgcaaaattccaaaactcTTACACAGCTTCAATCATTAAATCGCAGAGTCAAAGTTGCTTCGCAAGCTAAAAATGCATTAGCGGAAGTAGTTGAAGATTtaaaatcaagaaaaacacAATCCAAGGAACAGATTAATAACTTAATAGAGGGAAAGTTTGCTCTTATAGCCGAGGTTAATCGCCGAATTGAAGATTTGGAGTCCGTCCGCCAATCCATACAACAAAAACGTGCAAACTATACTCACTTGTGTCAGCAAGAGCGTGACCTAAATGACGAATTacatatttgtttacaaaaactaATTGAAGCCAATGCAGATAGAAATGAATCGAATCAAGATGTAAAAAAGCGAGAAGCGCTTTACGCATTAAAGCGCATTTATCCTGGAGTCAAAGGAAGAGTTATTGATTTATGCAGCCCcactcaaaaaaaatacgaAAGTGCTCTCATCGCCGCTTTAGGTAGAAACTTTGATGCCATTGTTGTTGGATCACAGGCTATTGCGAAGGAATGTATTGATTACATTAGGGAGCAGCGTATCGGTGTAATGACCTTCCTACCGATGGACACAGTTGCTGTCAAACCTATAAACCAAAGCTTTCGTGGTACACATGCAGGCGCTCGCTTGGCCATTGATGTTGTAAATTTTGAACCTCAATATGAACGAGTCATCGTAAGTGCCCTTGGAAACACACTGATTTGTGATAATTTGAATGTTGCCCGAGATTTATCATATAGCAAACGTGCCAATGCTAAGACTGTTACCTTGGAAGGTACCGTAATCCATAAGACCGGCTTGATTACTGGTGGGTCTTCTAATACAAGGTCAGCAAAACGTTGGGATGATCGTGAAATAGAACAGCTTAAGCAAACTCAGAATGATTTAATGTCGCGGATTGACAGGATACAGAGCGAAAAGATGGCGTCTTTGGTAGTGGAGCAAGATACAATTAATTTACACAATCTTGAATCTGAATTATCTCTGATGAAAGAAAGCCTTAACGCTAAATTAAGATCCTTAGAagacaaacaaaaggaGTTAGATCACTTTAACGAGCTttatagaagaaagaaaccagAACTGGAGTCTTCTGAACGAGAGCTGTCGACAATGGAAGAATCTCAAAATGAACTTCTTCAGCAGACTCATGTAATTGAAGACAAAATATTCGTGAACTTTTGTAAACGaacaaaaattacaaataTTCGGTCTTATGAGGAATTGCAAAGGTCCTTTACTCAGCAATACTCGCAAAAGCAACTTGAGTTTGCGAATCAGAAGGCTTTGCTGGAAAACCGGATGGGCTTTGAGCGACAAAGAACTTCCGATATTGAGGTTCGATTAAATAGATTGAAGGACTTTATTCGCAAGGACGAAGAATCGATTAAAGAATATGAGCAAAAGCACGAAGCTTTAGAAACAGAGGTTGCCACGGCTGAAGCCGAATTAGACCTATTAAAAGAGGAATCTTCCGAAACGAAGTCtaaaaatgatgaagtTTTGCGAACGATAGCTCAACACAAATTAGAGTCCAAGCGCTTCTTAGCTGAAATTACTAAGCTCAGGAATGATGTGACCCTTGTCGAATCGGAAATTGAACGTTTTGTTTCAGATTGGCATGCAATTGTGAGGAAATGTAAACTTGAAGACATTTCTCTTCCGTTATCTGACGGGTCGTTATCCAACATCCCTATAGATGACTTTGGACAAGATACCGAAGCAATGGTTATTGACAGCGGCAATCAAACTGTACAAGCCGCTTTCAATAAGTTTGGTATTGAGGTGGACTATGAGGAGCTGGACGATGAATTGAAGGAGGATGGTTCCGAGAGTATGGGTACTGttcttcaagaaaagtTACGTGAGTACGACGAGGAGCTTGAAAAAATGTCGCCAAATATGAAAGCAATGGAAAGACTCGAAGTAGTTGAGCAACGGCTTTCACGTTTGGATGATGAGTTCGGAGATGCCCGAAAGTCGGCGAAAAATGCCAAAGAACGATTTAACACAGTCAAAGAACAGCGCCTAAAAAGGTTCCACGAGGCGTTTAATCATATTTCTGAACAGATTGACCCCATTTACAAAGaattaacaaaaagttCAGCTTTTCCACTTGGTGGTACCGCTTATTTGACCCTTGATGATTCAGATGAGCCATACTTAGGAGGTATTAGATTTCATGCTATGCCTCCGATGAAACGGTTCCGAGATATGGATCAGTTATCAGGAGGTGAAAAGACAATGGCGGCTCTGGCTTTACTGTTTGCGATACATTCATATCAGCCTTCTCCATTTTTCGTACTTGACGAGATTGATGCAGCTTTGGACCAGACCaatgtttcaaaaattgcCAATTATATTCGTCACCATGCCTCGAACGGTTTCCAATTCGTCGTAATATCTCTCAAAAACCAGCTATTCAGCAAATCTGAAGCCTTGGTAGGAATTTACCGCGATCAAGATCagaattcttcaaaaacactTTCTATTAAT TTGGAAGCTTATGCCcaataa
- the pcf1 gene encoding histone H3-H4 chaperone, CAF assembly factor (CAF-1) complex subunit A Pcf1 yields the protein MDVDENISSKCEIASQDSQNDPITKEEGGSEGAYANKNDGVNNTMDVDDLPLSEDSALSKSSKRKRTNTESIEAANERKLERQRIQEEKARKKEEDRLRREREREQREIEKKQREEERLAAKKKRELEKMEKELEQQKKKEERDQKQREKEEALRVKQEQFASREKQQLKLNNFFSRGKASNKESPVREQEQPATDFDKTFRPFFLKSQTAFAKFPPCAHSFDQLDKLLTSTSDDSLTIKKLLSSSRSSRSTTKPPLAGSPKGFQSQWVKQCMERFQDPITSNPEDILQQVSKAPIKLIYFAEDIRPPYFGTFTKQHTEEDVYVNPWLEDKSIDYGYDSEAEWVADDEEGEDLDSEDDELDNSDDNLDEADAGFVDDDNDKESASSERANGLVGPLQPIIEGPCWDSNFLSDFSCISLLDPITPFSTSSSFRINPQKNYWAPRGRSSEVSVSSTTQDTSPSSLQVKLPSEDLPNFLGYIIKSHENKILLIEHLRQLFPHVTKNVISDTLNKVAVRRGKAVSDGWDIKQEFQSFLSS from the coding sequence ATGGACGTTGACGAGAATATATCAAGTAAATGTGAAATTGCTAGTCAAGATTCACAGAATGATCCAATTACTAAGGAGGAGGGCGGCTCTGAAGGGGCATatgcaaataaaaatgatggTGTAAATAATACTATGGACGTTGACGACTTACCTCTTTCAGAAGACTCAGCTTTGTCAAAGTCTAGTAAACGGAAGCGTACGAATACGGAATCCATAGAAGCTGCCAATGAACGAAAGCTAGAGCGGCAAAGAATTCAAGAAGAGAAGGCtaggaaaaaagaagaagatcGTCTTCGTCGTGAGCGAGAACGAGAGCAACGTGagatagaaaaaaagcaacgaGAAGAAGAACGGCTGGCTGCGAAGAAGAAGCGTGAACTAGAAAAAATGGAGAAGGAACTTGAacagcaaaagaaaaaagaagaacgggatcaaaaacaaagagaaaaggaagaggCATTGCGCGTTAAACAAGAACAATTCGCTAGTAGAGAAAAGCAGCAGCTCAAAttgaataatttcttctctaGAGGGAAAGCCTCTAACAAAGAGTCTCCCGTCAGAGAACAGGAACAACCAGCAACGGACTTTGATAAGACCTTTCGtcccttctttttgaaaagccAAACAGCATTTGCAAAATTTCCTCCTTGTGCGCATTCTTTTGATCAATTGGATAAGCTATTGACTTCCACCTCTGATGACTCATTaactattaaaaaattacttTCTTCGAGTCGCTCTTCCCGGTCTACAACAAAACCACCTCTTGCAGGATCGCCGAAAGGCTTCCAATCTCAGTGGGTAAAACAATGCATGGAAAGGTTTCAGGATCCAATCACCAGTAATCCAGAAGATATATTACAACAGGTCTCTAAAGCCCCCATAAAACTTATATACTTTGCTGAGGACATTCGTCCTCCTTATTTCGGAACGTTTACCAAACAGCACACTGAGGAAGACGTATACGTCAATCCATGGCTTGAAGACAAGAGTATAGATTATGGCTATGATTCCGAAGCTGAATGGGTTgctgatgatgaagaaggcGAAGATTTGGATAGCGAAGATGATGAGCTGGATAATTCAGATGACAATTTGGATGAGGCAGATGCTGGTTTTGTCGATGACGATAATGATAAAGAAAGTGCTTCATCTGAAAGAGCAAATGGTTTGGTTGGTCCTTTACAGCCGATTATCGAAGGGCCATGCTGGGACTCTAATTTTCTCTCTGATTTTTCATGTATCTCTTTGCTAGATCCTATAACGCCTTTCTCTACTTCCTCTAGCTTTCGAATCAATcctcaaaaaaattattggGCTCCTCGGGGACGTTCATCAGAAGTATCAGTTTCTTCTACTACCCAAGATACTTCCCCTTCTAGCTTACAGGTAAAATTACCTTCTGAAGATCTACCAAACTTCCTCGGCTATATCATCAAATCCcacgaaaacaaaatcctTTTAATTGAACATCTACGACAACTCTTTCCTCATGTCACTAAGAATGTTATAAGTGACACCCTCAACAAGGTCGCCGTTCGCCGTGGTAAAGCTGTTTCCGATGGTTGGGATATTAAACAAGAATTTCAGtcattcctttcttcttaG
- the spo5 gene encoding meiotic RNA-binding protein 1: MQELSTPTKDQRLMSSSIHDPLSTTELPTPTSQTTVELLSNEIKKTESVDSGVVLLTPGSSPNTTRGSSDMVMSSDQTPGSQRRHYQGVHSQYTSQNNDYYMNAQTEQYINEPITQTRFPESNTYISNNNVTGVPQPNPYLSGSYYPPYYASQQAPSGRADVGAYRPPYGVSAATPSCYGSQWQTQQPNQHYPMNGTHPYMKPYVSNGVTQQLMAVHAPQNTSMYPPVSQVGQPNVPYLNQPAYMSVPPNPAVSRNSSGYHATSPNMPPYTQPRETPRSESEDTFRTDIDVKPETKQQNAYLTRLVSMHPAIPPAIPSMFPISQEEKKTENPGRTKNVYIRGLPPSTTDETLLLYCNRFGKVMSSKAIIDVSSNMCKGFGFACFEELKSAALCISAMTLCGYQCSFAKESFSARLQNLQDKESTNLYISNLPLRWNEDDICNLFKPHRIVSNRVLRDSKNQSRGVGFARMQDRFVAEEIIERFNDYFIDPTLPPLQIRFADSAEQKKFKGQTQKRRMWRAREYNVLTKSITALNDAYTKIDRTEAPSVSMYPKMNLYMPVDNNVYASSPVYDNYGWQNMYPPASAYPVNHETSIPKVAYPGYKVQSNVGAAGVN; encoded by the coding sequence ATGCAGGAATTAAGTACTCCTACGAAAGATCAGAGGCTTatgtcttcttcaattcaCGATCCTCTCTCGACGACTGAATTACCAACACCTACGAGCCAAACAACGGTCGAACTCTTAAGCAATGAGATTAAGAAGACTGAAAGTGTCGATTCAGGAGTAGTTTTACTGACTCCTGGCTCAAGCCCTAACACAACTCGTGGATCCAGCGATATGGTAATGTCAAGTGATCAAACACCTGGTTCCCAACGTAGACATTACCAAGGTGTACATTCTCAGTATACAAGTCAAAACAACGACTATTACATGAATGCTCAAACCGAACAATATATTAACGAACCTATTACTCAAACTCGCTTCCCAGAATCTAATACTTATATAAGTAACAACAATGTTACTGGTGTCCCGCAGCCTAATCCTTATTTATCCGGTTCATACTATCCTCCTTATTATGCCTCTCAACAAGCACCAAGTGGACGTGCTGATGTCGGTGCTTACCGTCCTCCATATGGTGTTTCTGCTGCAACACCTTCTTGCTACGGGTCGCAATGGCAGACTCAGCAGCCTAATCAACATTATCCAATGAATGGAACTCATCCTTATATGAAACCTTATGTTTCCAATGGAGTTACACAGCAGCTAATGGCTGTACATGCCCCTCAGAACACTTCAATGTATCCTCCAGTATCCCAGGTAGGACAGCCGAATGTTCCATATTTAAATCAACCAGCCTATATGTCTGTGCCTCCTAATCCAGCTGTCTCTCGAAACTCTTCGGGATACCATGCAACCTCCCCAAATATGCCTCCTTATACACAACCAAGAGAAACTCCACGTTCTGAATCCGAGGATACATTCAGAACGGACATTGACGTAAAACCCGAAACAAAGCAGCAAAATGCTTATCTCACTCGCCTTGTGTCTATGCATCCTGCCATTCCTCCAGCTATTCCTAGTATGTTTCCCATATCtcaggaagaaaaaaagacgGAAAATCCAGGCAGAACAAAGAATGTTTACATTCGTGGCCTTCCCCCTTCTACTACCGATGAAACTTTACTGCTGTACTGCAACCGCTTTGGTAAAGTTATGAGTAGTAAGGCCATTATTGACGTTAGTAGCAACATGTGTAAAGGCTTCGGCTTTGCTTGCTTTGAAGAGCTCAAGTCCGCAGCATTATGCATATCTGCTATGACCTTGTGTGGATATCAATGCTCGTTTGCTAAAGAGAGTTTTAGCGCCAGGTTGCAAAACCTTCAAGATAAGGAAAGTACGAATCTCTATatttcaaatcttcctcTCCGCTGGAACGAGGATGATATTTGCAACCTTTTCAAACCGCATAGAATCGTATCGAATCGTGTGCTTCGTGATTCCAAAAATCAATCTCGAGGCGTTGGTTTTGCTCGTATGCAGGATCGCTTCGTGGCTGAGGAAATCATTGAACGTTTCAATGATTATTTCATTGACCCAACCTTACCTCCTTTACAAATTCGTTTTGCAGATTCTGCtgagcaaaagaaatttaaagGTCAGACTCAGAAAAGACGTATGTGGCGTGCTCGTGAGTATAATGTTCTCACCAAGAGTATTACGGCTTTAAACGATGCATATACAAAAATAGACCGGACAGAAGCGCCATCTGTGTCTATGTATCCtaaaatgaatttgtaTATGCCTGTAGACAACAATGTCTATGCCAGCAGTCCAGTTTATGACAATTATGGCTGGCAGAATATGTATCCTCCGGCCTCTGCATATCCGGTGAATCATGAAACTTCAATACCCAAGGTTGCTTACCCGGGATATAAAGTGCAGAGCAACGTGGGTGCTGCAGGTGTTAACTAA
- the ccr1 gene encoding NADPH-cytochrome p450 reductase, producing the protein MKTTDIIVLVVVLIITVGYFAYNFFSSRTKNVEHEAVSSNNGIADKMEEENLNALVLFGSQTGTAEDFAYRFSTEAKSKYKFANSTEDLENLDFTDLDKLNTSKLLIFFLATYGEGEPTDNAENFLELIESEDTIFSSGKGAEDRPLANLRYVIFGLGNHTYEHYNAMAKRVDSALNALGAQCIGPVGLGDDAAGLLEEDYLQWKDEVFPEIAKVYQLQEVHEEYKPMYNVIEKPDIFAESPTVFLGESSRQQLKGIVSQAPNSPANPFHSTPVNSRELFRNDTRNCLHMELDIAGSNMKYQTGDYVSICPMNPSQAVDDLLDILGLKDKRNMVVIVKPFNPMDKLPILSPTTYDSVFRYYFEICGIVSRQLIFLIAPFAPTEEAKKELTKLGSDKDSFKANVADMHLNLAQVLRRVSFGVPYTKVPISLLLENLGHLKPRYYSISSSNLAHPDKVHVTAVVDKKEWVDQNHIFYGLTTNYLLAHCRHQHGEPAPHPNGLQYSLEGPRQRLSGRIPMFIKRSTFHLAPPEVPIIMVGPGTGIAPFRGFVMERAHLAAQGVQVAKTVLFYGCRRSDTDFLYKEEWDTYAKSLKDSFELHTAFSRERDQKVYVQHLLLQQSSLVNELIAAGAWFYICGDAEHMAKDVTSALATILTTVKEDGAKRIKSLRDENRFFEDTW; encoded by the coding sequence ATGAAGACGACAGATATTATTGTGCTCGTTGTCGTTTTAATTATCACTGTTGGATATTTTGCATACAACTTCTTTTCCAGTCGGACCAAGAACGTCGAACATGAAGCAGTTTCATCCAACAATGGAATTGCTGATAAAATGGAAGAGGAAAATTTGAATGCTTTGGTACTTTTTGGTTCCCAAACTGGTACCGCCGAAGATTTCGCTTACCGTTTTTCTACAGAAGCCAAGTCCAAGTATAAGTTTGCCAACTCTACCGAAGACTTGGAGAACCTTGACTTTACTGACCTGGATAAGCTTAATACTTCTAAACTTTTGATATTCTTCTTAGCTACCTATGGTGAAGGTGAACCAACTGACAATGCAGAAAATTTCTTGGAACTGATTGAAAGCGAAGACACGATTTTCTCTAGTGGAAAGGGGGCGGAAGATCGGCCCTTAGCAAACCTCCGTTATgttatttttggtttagGAAATCACACATACGAACATTACAATGCCATGGCTAAGCGAGTTGATTCTGCTTTGAACGCTTTAGGAGCCCAATGTATTGGACCCGTAGGTTTGGGTGACGATGCCGCCGGTTTATTAGAAGAGGACTATTTGCAATGGAAAGACGAAGTTTTCCCCGAAATTGCCAAAGTATACCAACTTCAAGAAGTACATGAAGAATATAAACCCATGTACAATGTCATCGAAAAGCCTGATATATTCGCCGAAAGCCCAACGGTTTTCCTTGGTGAGTCTAGTCGCCAGCAGCTCAAGGGAATAGTTTCACAAGCACCTAATTCCCCAGcaaatccttttcattCCACTCCTGTTAATTCTCGTGAGTTATTCAGAAACGATACCCGTAATTGCCTCCATATGGAATTGGATATCGCTGGTTCAAACATGAAATATCAAACAGGTGATTACGTTTCAATTTGTCCTATGAACCCATCTCAAGCTGTGGATGACCTTTTGGACATTCTTGGTTTGAAAGATAAAAGGAACATGGTGGTCATTGTGAAACCTTTCAATCCTATGGATAAGTTACCTATTTTAAGCCCTACTACTTATGATAGCGTATTTCGCtattattttgaaatttgtGGTATCGTTTCCCGCCAATTGATCTTTTTAATTGCTCCTTTTGCTCCCACAGAGGAAGCCAAGAAGGAACTGACTAAGCTTGGAAGCGACAAGGACTCCTTCAAAGCAAATGTTGCTGACATGCATTTAAACTTAGCACAAGTACTTCGTCGCGTATCTTTTGGTGTCCCTTATACCAAAGTTCCAAtctctttgcttttggaaaacctCGGTCATTTAAAACCCAGGTATTATTCCATTTCATCGAGTAATTTGGCTCACCCTGATAAGGTCCATGTAACAGCCGTGGttgacaaaaaagaatgggTTGATCAGAatcatattttttatggTTTGACTACGAATTATCTACTTGCGCATTGTCGTCATCAACATGGAGAACCAGCTCCTCACCCTAATGGGTTGCAATACTCCTTGGAAGGTCCTCGGCAAAGATTGTCTGGTAGGATTCCGATGTTTATCAAGAGGTCTACATTTCATTTAGCACCTCCTGAAGTCCCTATCATCATGGTAGGACCAGGCACAGGTATTGCTCCCTTCCGTGGTTTTGTCATGGAACGTGCGCATTTGGCTGCTCAGGGCGTGCAGGTTGCCAAAacagttttgttttatggGTGTCGAAGATCGGATACAGACTTCTTGtacaaagaagaatgggACACATATGCAAAATCATTGAAAGACTCATTTGAATTACACACTGCATTTTCCCGTGAACGAGACCAGAAGGTGTATGTCCAGCATCTACTTCTTCAACAATCTTCGCTTGTTAATGAATTAATAGCCGCTGGTGCCTGGTTTTACATTTGTGGTGATGCCGAACATATGGCTAAGGACGTTACCAGTGCTCTAGCTACGATACTTACCACTGTGAAAGAGGACGGCGCTAAGCGCATCAAAAGTCTTCGTGATGAAAATCGGTTTTTCGAAGACACTTGGTAA